A region from the Amycolatopsis camponoti genome encodes:
- a CDS encoding FadR/GntR family transcriptional regulator gives MGHEQVLDALGASIANGALPPGTVLRSEELQERFGASRTVAREVVRVLETMRLTTSKRRVGVIVREPAEWNHYDPRLIRWQLDGPARPTALATLNELRSAIEPCAARYAALRATPEERGRLGALGERLARTARARDLTTFLEFDIAFHDLLLGASRNPMFAQLSEVVAEVLTGRTGHGLMPPEPQPEAVALHLEVAAAVAAGDADRAERAMRDIVVQAREEIAALVE, from the coding sequence GTGGGACACGAGCAGGTATTGGACGCCCTCGGCGCGTCGATCGCCAACGGAGCGCTGCCACCAGGCACCGTCCTGCGCTCCGAAGAGCTCCAGGAGCGCTTCGGCGCTTCGCGGACTGTCGCGCGCGAAGTCGTCCGAGTGCTGGAGACGATGCGGTTGACCACCAGCAAGCGCCGGGTCGGGGTGATCGTCCGGGAGCCGGCGGAGTGGAACCACTACGACCCGCGGCTGATCCGCTGGCAGCTCGACGGCCCCGCGCGGCCGACGGCCCTCGCGACGCTCAACGAGCTGCGGTCGGCGATCGAGCCGTGCGCGGCGCGGTACGCGGCCCTGCGCGCGACGCCGGAGGAGCGCGGCCGGCTCGGCGCGCTGGGGGAGCGGCTGGCGCGGACGGCCCGGGCGCGCGACTTGACGACGTTCCTCGAGTTCGACATCGCGTTCCACGACCTGCTGCTCGGCGCGTCCCGGAACCCGATGTTCGCGCAGCTGTCCGAGGTCGTCGCGGAGGTGCTCACCGGGCGGACCGGGCACGGGCTGATGCCGCCGGAGCCGCAGCCCGAGGCTGTGGCACTCCACCTGGAGGTGGCCGCGGCGGTGGCGGCCGGGGACGCGGACCGGGCGGAGCGGGCGATGCGCGACATCGTCGTCCAGGCGCGGGAGGAGATCGCGGCGCTGGTCGAGTAA
- a CDS encoding carbohydrate ABC transporter permease, producing the protein MTALAEAPQKPAGVPPRVRFKRTWDKRLSWIALHATGIALGVIFMLPLLFVFLTAVMKSDQAMTASLWPTEWHFENFVTVFKKAPLLEYFGNSLLYSALATVGALLSAIPAAYALAKLRWRGQNLFFMLTVAAMMLPPQVTIVPLYDLWVRMGLTGTLVPLIVPYFFFDAFSIFLLRQFFLTIPKDYLEAAKIDGCNEFQAMYRVLIPMAKPGIAATAMFCFLFTWNDYFGPLLYTGENQDHWPLSLAIASFRGMHHVEWNMTMAATALIMAPVIVLFIFAQKSFVKGITFTGVKG; encoded by the coding sequence ATGACCGCACTGGCCGAAGCGCCGCAGAAACCGGCGGGCGTGCCGCCACGGGTGCGGTTCAAGCGGACCTGGGACAAACGGCTGTCCTGGATCGCGCTGCACGCGACCGGGATCGCTCTCGGCGTGATCTTCATGCTGCCGCTGCTGTTCGTGTTCCTCACCGCGGTGATGAAGAGCGACCAGGCGATGACGGCGAGCCTGTGGCCGACCGAATGGCACTTCGAAAACTTCGTCACGGTGTTCAAGAAGGCGCCGCTGCTGGAGTACTTCGGCAACAGCCTGCTGTATTCGGCGCTGGCGACCGTCGGCGCGCTGCTTTCGGCGATCCCGGCGGCGTACGCGCTGGCGAAACTGCGGTGGCGCGGGCAGAACCTGTTCTTCATGCTCACGGTCGCCGCGATGATGCTGCCGCCGCAGGTCACCATCGTGCCGCTGTACGACCTGTGGGTCCGGATGGGCCTCACCGGCACGCTGGTTCCGCTGATCGTGCCGTACTTCTTCTTCGACGCGTTCTCGATCTTCCTGCTCCGCCAGTTCTTCCTCACCATTCCGAAGGACTACCTCGAAGCGGCGAAGATCGACGGCTGCAACGAGTTCCAGGCGATGTACCGGGTGCTCATCCCGATGGCGAAGCCCGGGATCGCGGCCACCGCGATGTTCTGCTTCCTGTTCACCTGGAACGACTACTTCGGGCCGCTGCTCTACACGGGCGAGAACCAGGACCACTGGCCGCTTTCGCTGGCGATCGCGTCCTTCCGCGGCATGCACCACGTCGAGTGGAACATGACGATGGCGGCGACCGCGCTGATCATGGCGCCGGTGATCGTCCTGTTCATCTTCGCGCAGAAGTCGTTCGTCAAGGGCATCACATTCACGGGAGTCAAGGGATGA
- a CDS encoding cobalamin biosynthesis protein CobD/CbiB — translation MSAARAIGLVLGVAADGALGDPRRRPPVTAFRRLAQGPGLAVAGAAVAGGLLLERAGRGRPLVQASATAVTTWAVLGAAGLALQGTELARDLEESRFDPARSTLSELDPRVADGLDLVGLSRASVETLAENTSDAVVAPLVWGAVAGVPGLLGARAVSLLRRSRVGRQGHWAIDRLDELVHLVPTRMAAALTVLAAPVVGGSAGGAWRAWRRDTIAHPSPNAGRVEAAFAGALEVRVGGRTVYPHGVAELPVLGVGRNPDAGHVTRAVELSRVVGWLAAVTSVVLAVVAGFRRRSR, via the coding sequence GTGAGCGCGGCGCGCGCGATCGGACTGGTGTTGGGCGTGGCGGCCGACGGCGCCCTCGGCGACCCGCGTCGCCGGCCCCCGGTGACGGCGTTCCGGCGGCTCGCGCAGGGCCCGGGCCTCGCGGTCGCGGGCGCCGCGGTGGCCGGCGGTCTCCTGCTCGAGCGCGCCGGCCGCGGCCGTCCGCTGGTGCAGGCGTCGGCGACGGCGGTGACGACGTGGGCGGTGCTCGGCGCGGCCGGCCTGGCCCTGCAGGGCACGGAGCTGGCGCGCGACCTCGAGGAGTCCCGCTTCGACCCGGCGCGGTCCACGCTGTCCGAGCTGGACCCGCGCGTGGCCGACGGCCTGGACCTGGTCGGGCTGTCCCGGGCCTCGGTGGAGACGCTGGCGGAGAACACGTCGGACGCGGTCGTGGCGCCCCTGGTCTGGGGCGCGGTGGCGGGGGTCCCGGGCCTGCTCGGCGCGCGGGCGGTGAGCCTGCTCCGCCGGTCACGCGTCGGACGGCAGGGCCACTGGGCGATCGACCGCCTCGACGAGCTGGTCCACCTGGTCCCGACCCGCATGGCGGCGGCCCTGACGGTCCTGGCGGCCCCGGTGGTCGGCGGCTCGGCGGGCGGCGCGTGGCGGGCCTGGCGCCGCGACACGATCGCCCACCCGAGCCCCAACGCCGGCCGGGTGGAGGCGGCGTTCGCGGGGGCGCTGGAGGTCCGCGTCGGCGGGCGGACGGTGTACCCGCACGGGGTGGCGGAGCTGCCGGTGCTCGGGGTCGGGCGGAATCCGGACGCGGGGCACGTGACGCGGGCGGTGGAGCTGTCCCGGGTCGTCGGCTGGCTGGCCGCGGTGACGTCGGTGGTTTTGGCCGTGGTGGCGGGTTTCCGGCGCCGCTCGCGCTGA
- a CDS encoding SURF1 family cytochrome oxidase biogenesis protein has protein sequence MRLRFLLKPGWLALTVVVFTFAICCFTLLSPWQFSRNAEREQQNSALEASFTAPPLPLTRLLPPGSAPDQHTEWHLVSITGQYLADKEVVARLRTVQGEGAFEVLTPMRTTDGTVVLVDRGYVRLDSKSGVLPYAPPPAGIVSVTARARADETDPKNRDAFADASTGGQLQSYVVDSRVVARAGKLDIRPGYFQLDTDQPGVLGALPLPQTDSGPFLSYALQWIAFGAMALLGWLYFTVRELKPGGALVSGEAPARRKSVAEILAEDELAESGHQK, from the coding sequence GTGCGGTTGCGGTTCCTGCTCAAGCCCGGGTGGCTGGCGCTGACGGTGGTGGTGTTCACCTTCGCCATCTGCTGCTTCACGCTGCTTTCACCCTGGCAGTTCAGCCGCAACGCCGAACGCGAGCAGCAGAACTCCGCGCTGGAGGCGTCGTTCACCGCGCCGCCCCTGCCGCTGACGCGGCTGCTGCCGCCGGGGAGCGCGCCCGACCAGCACACGGAGTGGCACCTCGTCTCGATCACCGGCCAGTACCTCGCGGACAAGGAAGTCGTCGCGCGGCTGCGGACGGTCCAGGGCGAGGGCGCCTTCGAGGTGCTGACGCCGATGCGGACCACCGACGGCACGGTCGTCCTGGTCGACCGCGGGTACGTCCGGCTCGACAGCAAGTCCGGCGTGCTGCCGTACGCGCCGCCGCCGGCCGGGATCGTTTCCGTGACGGCCCGGGCGCGGGCGGACGAGACCGATCCGAAGAACCGGGACGCGTTCGCCGACGCGTCGACCGGCGGGCAGCTGCAGAGCTACGTCGTCGATTCGCGGGTGGTCGCGCGGGCGGGGAAGCTCGACATCCGGCCGGGGTACTTCCAGCTCGACACCGATCAGCCCGGTGTGCTGGGCGCGCTGCCGCTGCCGCAGACCGACTCGGGGCCGTTCCTGTCGTACGCGCTGCAGTGGATCGCGTTCGGCGCGATGGCGCTGCTGGGCTGGCTGTACTTCACGGTGCGTGAGCTGAAGCCGGGTGGGGCTTTGGTCTCCGGGGAGGCTCCTGCGCGGCGGAAGTCCGTCGCGGAGATCCTGGCCGAGGACGAGCTGGCCGAAAGTGGCCATCAGAAGTAG
- a CDS encoding low molecular weight protein-tyrosine-phosphatase has translation MTHLVFVCSGNICRSPMAELVFRAHLEDAGLGDVVRVSSSGTGGWHAGEPADKRARATLEAHGYPTAHVASEVSDEDLAADLLLAADDGHAEFLRARVDDPSKVRLLRSFDPSAPGGAEVPDPYYGGDDGFEDVLGMIERSVPGLLDWVRSRG, from the coding sequence ATGACGCACCTCGTCTTCGTCTGCTCCGGCAACATCTGCCGCTCCCCGATGGCGGAACTCGTCTTCCGCGCGCACCTCGAGGACGCCGGCCTCGGCGACGTGGTGCGCGTGTCCAGTTCCGGTACCGGGGGCTGGCACGCCGGAGAGCCCGCCGACAAGCGCGCCCGCGCCACGCTCGAAGCGCACGGCTACCCCACCGCGCACGTCGCCTCCGAGGTGTCGGACGAAGACCTCGCCGCCGATCTGCTGCTGGCCGCCGATGACGGGCACGCGGAGTTCCTGCGCGCCCGCGTCGACGATCCCTCGAAGGTGCGGCTGCTGCGGTCGTTCGACCCGTCGGCCCCCGGCGGCGCCGAAGTCCCGGACCCCTACTACGGCGGTGACGACGGCTTCGAAGACGTCCTCGGCATGATCGAACGCTCGGTCCCCGGTTTGCTGGATTGGGTGCGTTCGCGCGGGTAG
- a CDS encoding gluconokinase has protein sequence MTVIVVMGVSGSGKTTIGTALANALDVEYAEADTFHPQANIDKMTAGHPLTDEDRAPWLEAIAGWIREHQASGGVVTSSALKRRYRDVLRTGGNVWFAHLNGDHDTLAERMKSRSGHFMPVSLLDSQLADLEPLEPDEPGAVFDIRETPDEITAAALTAFRERS, from the coding sequence ATGACCGTCATCGTGGTGATGGGCGTGTCAGGCTCCGGCAAGACGACGATCGGCACGGCGCTCGCGAACGCGCTGGACGTCGAGTACGCCGAAGCGGACACGTTCCACCCGCAGGCCAACATCGACAAGATGACCGCGGGCCACCCGCTGACCGACGAGGACCGCGCCCCCTGGCTCGAAGCCATCGCCGGCTGGATCCGCGAGCACCAGGCTTCCGGCGGCGTCGTGACGTCGTCCGCGCTCAAGCGCCGGTACCGCGACGTGCTGAGAACCGGCGGGAACGTCTGGTTCGCCCACCTGAACGGTGACCACGACACCCTCGCCGAGCGGATGAAGTCCCGCTCCGGCCACTTCATGCCGGTGTCGCTGCTGGACTCCCAGCTCGCCGACCTGGAACCGCTCGAGCCGGACGAGCCCGGCGCCGTCTTCGACATCCGCGAGACGCCCGACGAGATCACCGCCGCCGCCCTCACCGCCTTCCGGGAACGTTCATGA
- a CDS encoding SRPBCC domain-containing protein, whose amino-acid sequence MTTTVQVHRVYIKATPERIWEAITKPEWTRKYGYTGLADFDLKVGGKHRTRPTQEFIDAGFTGDLVDGEVLEVDPPRKLVVTWKLLMGPDEMSAEPYTTLTYDIEATKTAGTRLTVTHDVTGAPLTGEMVSGIHEDVNAGPGENAGGGWDWILSDLKSLLETGEILVPAP is encoded by the coding sequence ATGACGACCACCGTGCAGGTCCACCGCGTCTACATCAAGGCCACCCCGGAGCGCATCTGGGAAGCCATCACCAAGCCCGAGTGGACCCGGAAGTACGGCTACACCGGCCTCGCCGACTTCGACCTCAAGGTCGGCGGCAAGCACCGCACCCGCCCCACGCAGGAGTTCATCGACGCCGGCTTCACCGGTGACCTCGTCGACGGCGAAGTCCTCGAAGTCGACCCGCCGCGCAAGCTCGTCGTCACCTGGAAGCTGCTCATGGGTCCCGACGAGATGTCCGCCGAGCCGTACACCACGCTCACCTACGACATCGAGGCGACGAAGACCGCCGGCACCAGACTGACCGTCACCCACGACGTCACCGGCGCGCCGCTCACCGGCGAGATGGTCAGCGGGATCCACGAAGACGTCAACGCCGGCCCCGGCGAGAACGCGGGTGGCGGCTGGGACTGGATCCTGTCGGACCTCAAGTCCCTGCTCGAAACCGGCGAGATCCTGGTCCCCGCGCCGTGA
- a CDS encoding 6-phospho-beta-glucosidase, with translation MKLAVVGGGSTYTPELIDGIAGRRSTLDVDEIVLVDPDAYRVEAVGGFSQRVLDHAGHPARVRTTQSLEEGVDGASAVLIQLRVGGQRARRSDETFPHACGCVGQETTGAGGLAKALRTVPVVLDIADRVRKIAGDDTWIVNFTNPVGIVTRALLNEGHRAVGLCNVAINLQRQFGKLLGVGADDVKLVHTGLNHLSWERGALVDGVDRLPELLDQHLDYLSNEVSVPEKWLRRMNVVPSYYLKYFYAHDEQVTKQRTERPRADVVSDVEEELLKIYLDPEQNTKPESLEKRGGAYYSEAAVQLVHALTAGGPAEEHVVNVRNDGTFPFLPDDAVIEARSTVDSNGATPIAQTPVEPQFSGLIAATTAYEFLALEAAIKGGRDRVADALLAHPLVGQYTKADTLADSLVQINREYLPWARG, from the coding sequence ATGAAGCTGGCAGTCGTCGGTGGCGGGTCCACCTACACGCCGGAGCTGATCGACGGGATCGCCGGTCGCCGGTCCACTTTGGACGTCGACGAGATCGTGCTGGTCGACCCGGACGCCTACCGCGTGGAGGCCGTCGGCGGGTTCAGCCAGCGCGTTCTCGACCACGCCGGGCACCCGGCGCGGGTCCGGACCACGCAGTCGCTGGAAGAGGGCGTCGACGGCGCGTCGGCGGTGCTGATCCAGCTGCGCGTCGGGGGCCAGCGGGCGCGGCGGTCGGACGAGACGTTCCCGCACGCCTGCGGCTGCGTCGGTCAGGAGACGACCGGCGCGGGCGGCCTGGCGAAGGCGCTGCGCACGGTGCCGGTCGTGCTCGACATCGCCGACCGCGTCCGCAAGATCGCCGGCGACGACACGTGGATCGTCAACTTCACCAACCCGGTCGGCATCGTGACCCGCGCGCTGCTCAACGAAGGCCACCGCGCGGTCGGGCTGTGCAACGTCGCGATCAACCTGCAGCGCCAGTTCGGGAAGCTGCTCGGCGTCGGCGCGGACGACGTCAAGCTCGTGCACACCGGACTGAACCACCTGAGCTGGGAGCGCGGCGCGCTCGTCGACGGCGTCGACCGGCTGCCGGAGCTGCTGGACCAGCATCTGGACTACCTCTCGAACGAGGTCAGCGTTCCGGAGAAGTGGTTGCGGCGCATGAACGTCGTGCCGTCGTACTACCTGAAGTACTTCTACGCGCACGACGAGCAGGTCACGAAGCAGCGCACTGAGCGGCCGCGCGCGGACGTCGTCTCCGACGTCGAGGAAGAGCTGCTGAAGATCTACCTCGACCCGGAGCAGAACACGAAGCCCGAGTCGCTGGAGAAGCGCGGCGGCGCGTACTACTCGGAAGCCGCGGTGCAGCTGGTGCACGCGCTGACCGCGGGCGGACCGGCCGAGGAGCACGTGGTGAACGTCCGCAACGACGGCACGTTCCCGTTCCTGCCGGACGACGCCGTCATCGAAGCGCGGTCCACTGTGGACTCCAACGGTGCGACGCCGATCGCGCAGACGCCGGTGGAGCCGCAGTTCTCGGGCCTCATCGCGGCGACCACGGCGTACGAGTTCCTCGCGCTGGAGGCGGCGATCAAGGGCGGCCGCGACCGCGTGGCCGACGCGCTGCTGGCGCACCCGCTGGTCGGCCAGTACACGAAGGCCGACACGCTGGCCGATTCGCTGGTGCAGATCAACCGCGAGTACTTGCCCTGGGCGCGCGGATGA
- a CDS encoding N-acetylglucosamine kinase, whose product MRPAVIAIDGGNSKTEVLVISEDGVVLGKSRGPGASPQNIGVAACVTALEGLVLEAFPDFGEKPFAVHTSAYLAGLDFPREEEALHAALSARGWSDTLTVGNDTLALLRAGSAGVGVAVVCGAGINGAGVGPDGRVHRFPALGKISGDWGGGYRLGEEALWWAVRAEDGRGPRTALQAAVASFFGKRRLLDVVQGLHFEEIDPASIHGLCPLLFEVAAAGDEVASDIVTRFVEEVSVFAAVILRNLDLTGEAPEIVLGGGVLTGVGAPVIAEIERRCLKVAPRAVVRVVDVNPVVGAALFGLDTLGASDAAKASLKAATQRA is encoded by the coding sequence ATGAGGCCCGCTGTCATCGCGATCGACGGCGGCAACAGCAAGACCGAGGTCCTGGTGATCTCGGAAGACGGCGTCGTGCTGGGCAAGTCGCGTGGACCCGGCGCGTCGCCGCAGAACATCGGCGTGGCGGCCTGCGTCACGGCGCTGGAAGGCCTGGTCCTGGAGGCTTTTCCCGATTTCGGGGAGAAGCCGTTCGCGGTGCACACGTCGGCGTACCTCGCCGGTCTCGACTTCCCACGTGAGGAAGAAGCGCTGCACGCGGCGCTGTCCGCGCGCGGGTGGAGCGACACCCTGACGGTCGGCAACGACACCCTCGCGCTGCTCCGGGCGGGCAGCGCGGGGGTGGGTGTCGCGGTGGTCTGCGGCGCCGGGATCAACGGCGCCGGCGTCGGTCCCGACGGCCGCGTGCACCGCTTTCCCGCGCTGGGCAAGATCTCCGGCGACTGGGGCGGCGGCTACCGGCTCGGCGAGGAGGCCCTGTGGTGGGCCGTGCGCGCCGAGGACGGCCGCGGTCCGCGGACCGCGTTGCAGGCTGCCGTGGCGTCCTTCTTCGGCAAGCGGAGGCTGCTGGACGTCGTGCAGGGCCTGCACTTCGAGGAGATCGACCCGGCCTCGATCCACGGCCTGTGCCCGCTGCTGTTCGAGGTCGCGGCGGCGGGCGACGAGGTGGCGTCGGACATCGTCACCCGGTTCGTGGAAGAGGTCAGCGTGTTCGCGGCGGTGATCCTGCGGAACCTGGACCTGACCGGGGAAGCACCGGAGATCGTCCTCGGCGGCGGGGTGCTGACCGGGGTCGGCGCGCCGGTGATCGCGGAGATCGAGCGGCGCTGCCTGAAGGTCGCGCCGCGCGCGGTGGTCCGCGTCGTGGACGTGAACCCGGTGGTGGGAGCGGCTTTGTTCGGACTGGACACGCTGGGCGCGTCGGACGCCGCGAAGGCGTCCCTGAAGGCGGCGACCCAGCGCGCATAG
- a CDS encoding ArsR/SmtB family transcription factor, whose translation MPDDDLVFKALADPTRRFLLDLLFERDGRTLTELETQVDMTRFGVMKHLKLLEEAGLVVARKEGREKRHFLNPVPIRQIHDRWIDKYTERHVTALLDLKDELEGEEP comes from the coding sequence GTGCCCGACGACGACCTGGTGTTCAAGGCGCTGGCGGATCCGACCCGCCGGTTCCTGCTCGACCTGCTCTTCGAGCGCGACGGCCGCACGCTCACCGAGCTGGAGACCCAGGTCGACATGACCCGCTTCGGCGTCATGAAGCACCTGAAGCTCCTCGAGGAGGCCGGGCTCGTCGTCGCGCGGAAGGAAGGCCGGGAGAAACGGCACTTCCTGAACCCCGTGCCCATCCGGCAGATCCACGACCGGTGGATCGACAAGTACACCGAACGTCACGTCACCGCGCTGCTCGATCTCAAGGACGAACTGGAAGGCGAAGAACCATGA
- a CDS encoding GntT/GntP/DsdX family permease, with translation MTTLAAAWTGHDTRLIAATVVAIAVIVVLITKVKLHPFLSLVLGSLVLGLTAGMPVDKLLKSFSSGVGSTVASVGILIALGAMLGKLLADSGGADQIVDTVLGKARGAALPWAMALVAALIGLPMFFEIGLVMLIPVVLLAAKRTGKPLMLLGIPAVAGLSVLHGLVPPHPGPLAAAGALNANVGITLAFGLLVGIPTLVIAGPLFGKLAARLVPDATPPERLIPERADPDKPRPSFAATLTTVLLPVVLMLAKALSDILLAKDNGARRVLDFVGDPLIALLAAVLVGMVLLGRPAGLDRSRLSTVVGDSLGPIAGIMLIVGAGGGFKQTLVDAGVGDVITGLAKDAHLSPLLLGWLVAVAIRLATGSATVATVSAAGIVAPLAAGMDPSHSALLVLAIGAGSLFFSHVNDAGFWLVKEYFGLSVGQTLKSWSVMETLISVVAIALILPLSLVV, from the coding sequence ATGACCACCCTCGCCGCCGCCTGGACCGGCCACGACACCCGGCTGATCGCCGCGACGGTCGTCGCGATCGCCGTCATCGTCGTGCTGATCACCAAGGTGAAGCTGCACCCGTTCCTGTCGCTGGTGCTCGGTTCGCTCGTGCTCGGCCTGACCGCCGGGATGCCGGTCGACAAGCTGCTGAAGAGCTTCAGCAGCGGCGTCGGCAGCACGGTCGCGTCCGTCGGCATCCTCATCGCCCTCGGCGCGATGCTGGGCAAGCTGCTGGCCGACTCCGGTGGCGCCGACCAGATCGTCGACACGGTGCTCGGCAAGGCCCGCGGCGCCGCGTTGCCCTGGGCGATGGCGCTGGTCGCGGCGCTGATCGGGCTGCCGATGTTCTTCGAAATCGGCCTCGTCATGCTCATCCCGGTGGTGCTGCTCGCGGCCAAGCGCACCGGGAAACCGTTGATGCTGCTGGGAATCCCGGCGGTGGCCGGCCTTTCGGTGCTGCACGGCCTGGTCCCGCCGCACCCGGGCCCGCTCGCCGCGGCGGGCGCGCTGAACGCGAACGTCGGGATCACGCTGGCGTTCGGCCTGCTCGTCGGCATCCCGACGCTGGTCATCGCGGGGCCGCTGTTCGGCAAGCTGGCCGCGCGGCTGGTGCCGGACGCGACGCCGCCCGAGCGGCTGATCCCCGAGCGGGCGGACCCGGACAAGCCGCGTCCCAGCTTCGCGGCGACGCTGACGACGGTCCTGCTGCCGGTCGTGCTCATGCTGGCGAAAGCGCTCTCGGACATCCTGCTGGCCAAGGACAACGGCGCCCGGCGCGTGCTGGACTTCGTCGGCGACCCGCTGATCGCGCTGCTGGCGGCGGTGCTGGTGGGCATGGTGCTGCTGGGCCGCCCGGCGGGTCTCGACCGTTCCCGGCTGTCCACTGTGGTCGGTGACTCGCTGGGCCCGATCGCGGGCATCATGCTGATCGTCGGCGCGGGCGGCGGTTTCAAGCAGACCCTGGTCGACGCGGGGGTCGGCGACGTCATCACGGGCCTGGCCAAGGACGCGCACCTGTCGCCACTGCTGCTGGGCTGGCTGGTGGCGGTGGCGATCCGCTTGGCGACGGGCTCGGCCACGGTGGCGACCGTCTCGGCGGCGGGGATCGTGGCGCCGTTGGCGGCGGGGATGGATCCGTCGCACAGTGCGCTGCTGGTGCTCGCGATCGGGGCGGGGTCGTTGTTCTTCTCGCACGTGAACGACGCGGGGTTCTGGCTGGTGAAGGAGTACTTCGGGCTGTCGGTCGGGCAGACGCTGAAGAGCTGGTCGGTGATGGAGACGCTGATCTCCGTGGTGGCGATCGCGCTGATCCTGCCGCTGTCACTGGTCGTTTAG
- a CDS encoding FMN-binding negative transcriptional regulator produces the protein MLIHPWDAASDAEWREWLSTHDFGQLIAGGTGRDLPVVTPAHFAFDGDRTVVTHLARPNPIWPLLEEHPRALLTVVDDYTYIRADWNTDADPAFGVPTSYYATVQLEGDVRLVDDPDSKASLLEKQLRHFEPDGARAPVSAASDSPDRRLLPGIRGIEFTITGVRAKFKFGGNKTEADRDRIGTRLADRGGRLDAEALTQLRRRG, from the coding sequence ATGCTGATCCACCCCTGGGACGCCGCTTCGGACGCGGAGTGGCGCGAATGGCTGTCCACGCACGACTTCGGCCAGCTGATCGCCGGCGGCACGGGCCGCGACCTGCCGGTGGTGACCCCGGCGCACTTCGCGTTCGACGGCGACCGCACGGTGGTGACGCACCTGGCGCGTCCGAACCCGATCTGGCCCCTGCTGGAGGAACACCCGCGAGCGCTGCTGACGGTGGTCGACGACTACACGTACATCCGCGCGGACTGGAACACGGACGCGGACCCGGCGTTCGGGGTGCCGACGTCGTACTACGCGACGGTCCAGCTCGAGGGCGACGTGCGGCTGGTCGACGACCCGGACTCGAAGGCTTCGTTGCTGGAGAAGCAGCTGCGGCACTTCGAGCCGGACGGCGCGCGGGCGCCGGTGAGCGCGGCTTCGGACTCGCCGGACCGGCGATTGCTGCCGGGGATCCGCGGGATCGAGTTCACGATCACGGGCGTGCGGGCGAAGTTCAAGTTCGGCGGGAACAAGACGGAGGCGGACCGGGACCGCATCGGCACCCGGTTGGCGGACCGCGGCGGCCGGCTCGACGCGGAGGCGTTGACCCAGCTGCGCCGGCGCGGCTGA